The genomic segment TGCGAAGCGACTTCGACTTCCAGGCCCTTTGGAGCCGGTCGGGTGAGGTCTCTGATCTTGGGGGGGTTTGTAACAGTCATTGTGTGTGCGTCTTTCGTGATCTAGTTCGATGATATTCGAACAGCACGATCTTGTCAACAACTTTCTCGAACAATCTTGACATGCTTCGCATATTGCCGCATTTTGTCGATCTGAACCCGTATACGAAGACGAAACCCGTTTCCGATCGAGGGAACTCGATAGGCGACACGTTCAGATGAGACCTCTGCACCGTGTACCGTTGAGCCAACCGCGACGCCAGACCCCGAGCGCGGGAAGGAGAGACCATGACCCGCTTTGCCTACTTCTGCGGTCACGAGCAATGGCATCCCGAGCAACTCGTTGAGCACGCCCGCCTGGCCGAGGCGGCCGGCTTCGACATGGTCATGGTGTCCGAACACTTCCACCCGTGGGTCGACGACCACTCGGCATCCGGGTTCGCGTTCTCGACCATCGGGGCCATGGCCGAGGCAACCGAGCGAATAGAGTTCACAACCGCAGTCACGACTCCCCTGTTTCGCTTCCACCCGGCGATCGTGGCGCAGGCTGCTGCGACACTCGACCGTTTGTCCGGCGGGCGATTCAACCTCGGAGTCGGGACCGGAGAGAACCTCAACGAAGGTCCACTCGGTTATCCGTTCCCCAACTACGCCGAGCGCGCGGCGCGCATGAGAGAGGCTCTCCAGATCATGAGATGCCTGCTCGACGGGGAGAAGCTGACTTTCGACGGCGAGTTCTACTCGACCGACAGGGCCAAGCTATACAGCCCACCGCTTCACCGTGTTCCGATCTTTCTGGCGGCCGGCGGGCCGAAGTCCGCGACGCTCGCCGCCGAGCTCGCCGACGGGGTGATCACATCCGTGAAGGACCCCGACGAGACCAAGGCGAACGTCATCGAACCGCTCAAACTTGCTGCGCGAGATGCAAGAACGGTGCTGGCGACGCGCTGGACGCTGCACGCTCGCGATGAGGATGAGGCCTGGGAAGTCCTGCGACCCTGGCGAGGACTGCGGGCGCCCGGCCGGTTGGAGGCGGTCGATCCGGCCGACCTGCGCGAGCGGGCCGATCTCATGCCCCGTGAGGACGTCATCGGCCGCTACAAACTCGCGTACGAACCGGCCGAGATCATTGCTTCCTATCTGCCGCTGGTGGAGGAAGTCAAAGCGGACGTGGTCACGTTTCAGATGGCCTCGCGTGATCAAGAAGGCCTGATCGAACTCCTCGGCAGGGAAGTCCTGCCCGAGCTGCGCGCACGGTGATTCCACCCGCGCAACTATCCTTGCGGCGAAACGGAAAAGAGGTGCGATGAAGGACAAAGGCGAGATCCTCATAGATGTCCGCGATCCCAGCTACGGCGCCTTCGCGGAGAGCTTCATGGGCGCGACCGGTCACCCCACGTCGGTATGCCACGGTCCCGGTGAGTCTCACCCGTGCCCGGTTCTCGAAGGAGCTCATTGCGAGCACCTCGAGGATGCACACGGTGTCGTGTTTCAGTTCGACCTCGACGACCCGGTTATCCGGGAGGTGCTGCAGAAGTACAAAGAGATCGTCCCCCTGGAGATTCCGGTCCGGGTCGTCGTCACAGACGAGCAGCGCAAGAAGTACGAGGACCTTCTGGACGGGTTCGAAGTCTGGGGCCGGGAACCGACGGTCGCCGACCTCGATGGATTCGCGGCCGAAGTCGAAGCGGCAGACTATGCCGCAGAGGCCGGGACGGACTCCTAGCCCGACAGCAGCTCGAGCAAGCCCTCCAGGGCATTCTTGACGCGCTCGCTGTTGCGCCGCTCGACCTGGCGCAGGTAGGCGGCTTCGATGCTCGCCACCTCATCCTTGATCATGGCCACCACGGCCGGATCTGTGGTTCGCCGGATGAGAGACTCCAACGCGGAGGCAAAAGGGCCGCCGAATGTGGCCAGGAGATCCACCTGCCAGCCGTATTCGGTCGAACGGACGAACCATTCGGCACCGGCAGGCGCCGTCTGAAAGGCCACCGGATAGGAGACGAACTCGATCTCGCGCACCCGCTGAGGGATCGAAGTGCGGAACTCTATGTCCTCGATCGATTCCCCTACGAGCTCCGGGAAGCCTTCTATGAACGACATCCAGAAGTTTTCGGCAACTTCGACGGGCACCCCGAGGTCCAGCATCGAGGCGAGTTCCTCGGTTCCTCCCCCCTCGAGCGCCACGATGATGGCGAGCTGACTGTCCGAGGTGAGACGCCGGATCGCTTCCACGTCCTTTCGCATCAACGCCGCCACCATTTGATCGACCGCCAACTCGGGGCGTTCGGGAAGCACAGGGTGAGTCGTAGTCGTCGTGACGGCCGCCGGATCGGATCCACAGGCGGCGACGACCACGGCAACCAGGAGCACGACGGCGATTGATCGATTCACGAACCGACACCCTAGCCGGGCGGCGAGCCCCCCTACACTGCGCATCCCCTAGCAAGGACTGTCGTGCGAATCGGCCTGCTGGCTGCTCTTCTCGGCCTGATCGCCGGTCTGACCGGTGGCCTGTTCGGCATAGGCGGAGGGCTGGTTGCCGTGCCGGGCCTGGTCCTCCTATTCAAGATGGCTCAACATCGTGCCCACGCGACGTCGGTGACCGCCATCGTTCCCATTGCAGCTGCTGCCGTCGTACCGTTCGCGCTCGACAGTTCTATCGATTGGGCGACCGCAGGATCTCTGGTGATAGGTGCCATCGCAGGTGCGTTCCTCGGCGCCTGGTTGATGGGACGGGTCGACGAGGTCACGCTGGCCCGGGCGTTTCTCCTGATCACGGTCGTGGCGGGCTTGCGACTTCTGATGCTCTCAGAGGTCGACCCCGGTGCCATCCTCACCCCGACCGGCCCGCTCGGCACGCTGCTGTTGATACTGACCGGATTGGCCGCGGGCGTGCTCGCCGCGCTGCTGGGAGTCGGCGGAGGCGTTGTCTTCGTTCCTGCACTCGTGGTGCTGTTCGGGCTCGAACAGCACCTGGCCCAGGGAACCTCCCTGGCAGCGATCGTGCCGACCACCCTCGTTGCCTCACTCCGCCATGCCCGGCGCGGAAGGGTGGACTGGATGCTGGCCGCCGCCGTCGCATTGGGCGGAATCGCCGGCGGGCTACTCGGCGCGGAACTGGCTTTGGACCTGGCCCCCGAACTGCTGCGCAGGCTTTTCGTCGGTCTACTGATGATCGTTTCGATCCGAATGGCCGCCAAGACCCGCAGAGCTCAGACCTGAATCGTTCCCGACTTCCACAGTGCCGAACGACGGGCTGGATCCCCGAGTTCCGCCTTTCGCCACAGATACAGCAGATACAGGAGGCCGGCGATCTCCTGAACGAGCCGCCACGGATCGGACACGACCCGATCCAGGAAACCGGTCCAATAGAAATCCGGTCCCGGCGGGAAACCCCACCCGAACGCAGGCCACAGGAAGGTCTCCTTGACCGCCCACATGGCATCCAGGGCGAGATGGAACAGAGCCCCCACCGCCAGCGCCATCATTCTCTTGCGCCGGACACCGCGCCGGGTCATCAGCAGCACGATCACCATGAGCAGCGAAGCGAACAGCAGCGAGTGCCCGAATATCTGACCCGACGCGAAGGTGTCGGCGAAGAAGATCGTTCCGATCGGCTTGTCGAGGAGATCCGGGAGTACCGATCCGAGCGCCAGGAAGCGAAGATCGACGTCCGGATCCCTGAATACGTAGCGAAAGGCCAGGATCGTCCCGCCGACGTGCCAGAAGATCACGGCCGATCGAGTGCCTCGTTGGCAAGACCGTCGGCTCGCGTGTTGGCTTCGCGTCGCACGTGTTCGAAGTCAACACTCGGCAACGCTTCGACCAGCCTCCGGACCTCTTCATAGAGCGGTTTGAGATTGGGCGCCTTCACCCTGTATTGCCCGTCGAGTTGTCGAACCAGGAGTTGAGAGTCTGCACGGACGAGCACATCGTCGGGGTCGAACATTCCGACGAGTTCCAGTCCGGCGATCACGGCTTTGTACTCCGCAACGTTGTTCGTCGTGTGACCGATCGGCTCGCTGATACTGGCGACCTCCTCGAGACCTTCCGGGGCCTCGAAGTAGATGGCGGCTCCAATAGAAGACGGGCCGGGATTCCCGCGCGAAGCACCATCCGTGTAGATGACGAATCTCCTGCTCATAGAACGAGGATTCGACGGCAGTGCAGGCACAGGGGTGGATCCTCTGCGGCCACTTCGAGTTGTTCGGCGGCCGAGAGCGCCAGATGGCATCCGCCGCATACGCCGTCGACGAGGCGGCTTATCGCCACTCCCTGCTTGGCAGCGCGCAGACGTTCGTACATGTCGAGGAAATCGGGCGGGATAAGGGGAACGATCTCCGCCTTGCTGGCTTCCCGCCTGGCGAGTTCGGCATCGATCTTCTTCCACGCCTGCGCAACCTCAGCCTCCAACCCGGCCTCGACTGCTTTCAACTCTTCGTGTCGGGCACCGGCCGCGCCGGCTCGCTTCTCCAGGCCTTCGCGTGCGTCGATCAACCCGAGCACGAGATCCTCCATCTCGCTTTGCTTCGCACGCAGGGAAACCACTTCGTTGCGCATGTTCTCGGTCTCCCGAGCGCTCATACCGCCTGCGAAGAGTCGCTTCTCTTCACGTCCCAGCTTCTCCTCGAGGATCTCCAGCTCACCCTCGGCCTTGTCCAGATCACGCGAGGCCAGTTTCAGCTCGGCATCGAGTTTCTCGAACTCGCCTCTGGCCGCCACCGTCGCCCCGTGGGCGGTCTTGTAGCCGTCGAGTATCGGCAGAGTTCCTCTGTTGTGGAGAAGCCGGTCGATGTCGAGATCCACATCCTGAAGATCGAGCAAATCACCGAAACTCTGCAAATCTTTCATCGACGTCCCCATGGGTTGGTGTTCAGTTTTGTGAGATCTCTCGCCTCGACCGCCAAGTCTGCCACTGCAGCGTACAGCCGATCCATACCGGGGCGCTCGGTTGGGGCATGTCCCGCATCGATGACGGCAATACCCCTGTCCAGGGCGTCGACCGCCTGGTGATGAGCGACGTCGCCGGTGACGATGACATCGGCACCAACGGCGGCCGCAGCCCCGATGAGGCCGCCACCCGACCCCGGAA from the Acidimicrobiia bacterium genome contains:
- a CDS encoding ribonuclease HI family protein, with amino-acid sequence MSRRFVIYTDGASRGNPGPSSIGAAIYFEAPEGLEEVASISEPIGHTTNNVAEYKAVIAGLELVGMFDPDDVLVRADSQLLVRQLDGQYRVKAPNLKPLYEEVRRLVEALPSVDFEHVRREANTRADGLANEALDRP
- a CDS encoding sulfite exporter TauE/SafE family protein, whose amino-acid sequence is MRIGLLAALLGLIAGLTGGLFGIGGGLVAVPGLVLLFKMAQHRAHATSVTAIVPIAAAAVVPFALDSSIDWATAGSLVIGAIAGAFLGAWLMGRVDEVTLARAFLLITVVAGLRLLMLSEVDPGAILTPTGPLGTLLLILTGLAAGVLAALLGVGGGVVFVPALVVLFGLEQHLAQGTSLAAIVPTTLVASLRHARRGRVDWMLAAAVALGGIAGGLLGAELALDLAPELLRRLFVGLLMIVSIRMAAKTRRAQT
- a CDS encoding TIGR03557 family F420-dependent LLM class oxidoreductase, whose amino-acid sequence is MTRFAYFCGHEQWHPEQLVEHARLAEAAGFDMVMVSEHFHPWVDDHSASGFAFSTIGAMAEATERIEFTTAVTTPLFRFHPAIVAQAAATLDRLSGGRFNLGVGTGENLNEGPLGYPFPNYAERAARMREALQIMRCLLDGEKLTFDGEFYSTDRAKLYSPPLHRVPIFLAAGGPKSATLAAELADGVITSVKDPDETKANVIEPLKLAARDARTVLATRWTLHARDEDEAWEVLRPWRGLRAPGRLEAVDPADLRERADLMPREDVIGRYKLAYEPAEIIASYLPLVEEVKADVVTFQMASRDQEGLIELLGREVLPELRAR
- a CDS encoding C4-type zinc ribbon domain-containing protein gives rise to the protein MKDLQSFGDLLDLQDVDLDIDRLLHNRGTLPILDGYKTAHGATVAARGEFEKLDAELKLASRDLDKAEGELEILEEKLGREEKRLFAGGMSARETENMRNEVVSLRAKQSEMEDLVLGLIDAREGLEKRAGAAGARHEELKAVEAGLEAEVAQAWKKIDAELARREASKAEIVPLIPPDFLDMYERLRAAKQGVAISRLVDGVCGGCHLALSAAEQLEVAAEDPPLCLHCRRILVL
- a CDS encoding metal-dependent hydrolase, which translates into the protein MIFWHVGGTILAFRYVFRDPDVDLRFLALGSVLPDLLDKPIGTIFFADTFASGQIFGHSLLFASLLMVIVLLMTRRGVRRKRMMALAVGALFHLALDAMWAVKETFLWPAFGWGFPPGPDFYWTGFLDRVVSDPWRLVQEIAGLLYLLYLWRKAELGDPARRSALWKSGTIQV